In Patescibacteria group bacterium, the following are encoded in one genomic region:
- a CDS encoding helix-turn-helix transcriptional regulator codes for MVESSKIKRLREKLGLSQEKLARLADVSNNTIINIEAGKQQNPTVDTIKKIAKALDVPIEDLIK; via the coding sequence ATGGTAGAGTCAAGCAAAATAAAACGATTGAGGGAAAAACTGGGCTTGTCGCAAGAAAAACTGGCCCGGCTTGCCGATGTTTCCAATAATACGATAATCAACATTGAAGCGGGCAAGCAACAAAACCCGACTGTTGATACAATCAAGAAAATCGCAAAGGCGTTAGATGTCCCGATTGAGGATTTAATCAAATGA